Proteins encoded within one genomic window of Pigmentiphaga sp. H8:
- a CDS encoding ABC-F family ATP-binding cassette domain-containing protein: protein MIRASGITLRRGTKVLLDGADFVVHPGERVGIVGPNGAGKSTLFALLNGHLEPDAGSLDIPASWRIASIAQEIHETDREALEFVIDGDTRLRRLQAERAAVDVDREGLRLAELEAELADAGAFSAQSRAEQLLVGLGFSQEEFRQPVASFSGGWRMRLNLARALMAPSDLLLLDEPTNHLDLDAMLWLERWLAAYPGTVLVISHDTEFLDAVARTILHFDQGKLVRYKGGYEDFLTQRAERLRQNQIAYDKQQREAAHLQSFIDRFKAKASKAKQAQSRVKALARMQVLAPMRAAAGIDISIPSPDHMPDPLLSLDGVRAGYPAAPILDGVKLSVRAGARVGILGANGAGKSTLVKTLAGEIAPLDGERKEARGLAVGYFAQHQLDMLDAEATPLLHLARLAPEAREQDLRNYLGGFGFSGDFALAKVGPMSGGEKARLALALVVWKKPNLLLLDEPSNHLDVDTREALTEALAEFEGTMLLVSHDRHLLRTTVDSFWIVADGGVHEFDGDLEDYRDWLASRQGGSAAASSAAATSAEGGVDRKTQRRLEAESRQRLSTLRKPLETRLRKLEEDMQKLEARKRDLDQLIADPGLYDDARRDECRSVLAEHGDLQKRLGEIEEAWLGVQEELDAIQA, encoded by the coding sequence GTGATACGAGCATCAGGCATTACGCTTCGGCGCGGCACCAAGGTGCTGCTGGACGGCGCCGACTTCGTGGTCCATCCCGGCGAACGCGTCGGCATCGTGGGCCCCAACGGCGCGGGCAAGTCCACGCTGTTCGCGCTGTTGAACGGCCACCTGGAGCCGGACGCGGGCAGCCTGGACATCCCGGCCAGCTGGCGCATCGCGTCGATCGCGCAGGAAATCCACGAGACCGACCGCGAGGCGCTGGAATTCGTCATCGACGGCGACACGCGCCTGCGCCGCCTGCAGGCCGAGCGGGCCGCGGTCGACGTCGACCGCGAGGGCCTGCGCCTGGCCGAGCTGGAGGCCGAACTGGCCGACGCGGGCGCATTCTCGGCGCAATCGCGCGCCGAGCAGTTGCTGGTCGGCCTGGGTTTCTCGCAAGAGGAATTCCGCCAGCCGGTGGCGAGCTTCTCGGGCGGCTGGCGCATGCGCCTGAATCTGGCGCGCGCGCTCATGGCGCCGTCCGACCTCCTGCTGCTGGACGAGCCCACCAACCACCTGGACCTGGACGCCATGCTGTGGCTGGAACGCTGGCTGGCGGCCTACCCCGGCACCGTGCTGGTGATCTCGCACGACACCGAATTCCTGGACGCGGTGGCCCGGACCATCCTGCATTTCGACCAGGGCAAGCTGGTTCGCTATAAGGGCGGCTACGAGGACTTCCTGACCCAGCGCGCCGAGCGCCTGCGGCAGAACCAGATCGCCTACGACAAGCAGCAGCGCGAGGCCGCCCACCTGCAAAGCTTCATCGACCGCTTCAAGGCCAAGGCCAGCAAGGCCAAGCAGGCCCAGAGCCGGGTCAAGGCGCTGGCGCGGATGCAGGTGCTCGCGCCCATGCGCGCCGCGGCGGGCATCGACATCAGCATCCCCTCGCCCGACCACATGCCCGATCCGCTGCTGTCGCTGGACGGCGTGCGCGCGGGCTATCCCGCCGCTCCCATCCTGGACGGCGTCAAGCTGTCGGTGCGGGCCGGCGCGCGGGTGGGCATCCTGGGCGCCAACGGCGCGGGCAAGAGTACGCTGGTCAAGACCCTGGCCGGCGAAATCGCCCCGCTGGACGGCGAGCGCAAGGAAGCCCGCGGCCTGGCCGTCGGCTACTTCGCCCAGCACCAGCTCGACATGCTGGATGCCGAGGCGACGCCCCTGCTGCACCTGGCCCGCCTGGCCCCCGAGGCGCGCGAACAGGACCTGCGCAACTACCTGGGCGGCTTCGGCTTCTCGGGCGACTTCGCGCTGGCCAAGGTCGGCCCCATGTCGGGCGGCGAGAAGGCCCGCCTGGCGCTGGCGCTGGTGGTCTGGAAGAAACCCAACCTGTTGCTGCTGGACGAACCCAGCAACCACCTGGACGTCGACACCCGCGAGGCGCTGACCGAGGCACTGGCCGAGTTCGAGGGCACCATGCTGCTGGTCTCGCACGACCGCCATCTGCTGCGGACCACCGTGGACAGCTTCTGGATCGTCGCCGACGGCGGCGTGCACGAATTCGACGGCGACCTGGAGGACTACCGCGACTGGCTGGCCAGCCGCCAGGGCGGCAGCGCGGCAGCGTCATCGGCCGCCGCCACGTCCGCCGAGGGCGGCGTCGATCGCAAGACGCAGCGCCGGCTCGAGGCCGAAAGCCGCCAGCGCCTGTCGACCCTGCGCAAGCCGCTGGAGACCCGGCTCAGGAAGCTGGAAGAAGACATGCAGAAGCTGGAGGCGCGCAAGCGCGACCTGGATCAGCTCATCGCCGATCCCGGCCTGTACGACGATGCCCGCCGTGACGAATGCCGCAGCGTGCTGGCCGAGCATGGCGACCTGCAGAAGCGGCTGGGCGAGATCGAGGAGGCCTGGCTGGGCGTGCAGGAAGAACTCGACGCCATCCAGGCCTGA